Proteins encoded together in one Lathyrus oleraceus cultivar Zhongwan6 chromosome 5, CAAS_Psat_ZW6_1.0, whole genome shotgun sequence window:
- the LOC127082321 gene encoding uncharacterized protein LOC127082321, with protein sequence MKLTRNRDIQFLSFPSQSTQSWFDSMEYEYNRSRSSPQVPMYRAPPSSIYPKIGPHPQTAAPPPPRPFPYQHNPTPSPSLGLGIKVAIKPEFRITQPPHLLPHVGDIPRSNFQFDFGLERKVLAEAEKDNPNWSKFGVDNLPTKASDASSSKVTSSDPIVSKYIAMGLGREAVQIAVTNYGDNPTKVQEFVNGYTLLREMGFSSSSVAEALVMHDNNTDKALAHFLNGSS encoded by the exons ATGAAACTTACGCGCAACCGCGACATTCAATTCTTGTCATTCCCTTCCCAATCAACACAAAGTTGGTTCGATTCGATGGAGTACGAATATAACAGAAGCAGGTCAAGCCCCCAAGTTCCGATGTACCGCGCTCCGCCCTCTTCCATCTACCCCAAGATCGGCCCTCACCCTCAAACCGCCGCTCCTCCCCCGCCTCGTCCGTTTCCTTATCAGCACAATCCCACTCCTTCACCTTCTC TAGGATTGGGGATTAAGGTTGCCATCAAGCCGGAATTTAGGATCACACAGCCG CCTCATTTATTACCACATGTGGGAGATATTCCACGGAGCAACTTCCAATTTGATTTTGGGTTGGAGAGGAAAGTTTTGGCCGAAGCAGAGAAGGATAACCCAAATTGGAGCAAATTTGGCGTAGACAATCTTCCGACTAAAGCTTCTGATGCATCCTCATCAAAG GTTACTTCTTCAGATCCCATTGTGAGCAAGTATATAGCCATGGGACTCGGCCGAGAGGCAGTTCAAATTGCTGTTACAAATTATGGTGATAATCCAACCAAA GTTCAAGAATTTGTCAATGGATACACCCTTCTGCGTGAAATGGGATTTTCATCAAGCAGCGTTGCAGAAGCCTTAGTTATGCATGACAATAATACAGACAAGGCATTGGCACATTTCCTTAATGGCTCATCATGA